From the genome of Streptomyces sp. NBC_01116, one region includes:
- a CDS encoding adenylyltransferase/cytidyltransferase family protein, producing MVQHRVGYAPGVYDLFHVGHLNILRHARSQCDYLVAGVVSDEMAALAKGHTPMIPLRERLEIVRSVRFVDAAFVETVPDKVETWQQVRFDVIFKGDDWRGTEKGKKLERDFAEVGVEVVYFPYTVHTSSTQLRRALDVLVNRPGALSAP from the coding sequence ATGGTGCAGCACAGGGTGGGTTACGCACCCGGGGTGTACGACCTGTTCCACGTCGGGCACCTCAACATCCTGCGGCACGCCCGCAGTCAGTGCGACTACCTGGTCGCCGGGGTCGTGTCGGACGAGATGGCGGCCCTCGCCAAGGGCCACACGCCGATGATCCCGCTCCGCGAACGACTGGAGATCGTCCGCAGCGTGCGCTTCGTGGACGCGGCGTTCGTGGAGACCGTGCCGGACAAGGTCGAGACCTGGCAGCAGGTCCGGTTCGACGTGATCTTCAAGGGGGACGACTGGCGGGGCACGGAGAAGGGGAAGAAGCTGGAACGCGACTTCGCCGAAGTGGGCGTGGAGGTCGTCTACTTCCCGTACACCGTGCACACGTCCAGCACCCAGCTGCGCCGGGCGCTGGACGTGCTCGTCAACCGGCCCGGAGCGCTTTCAGCTCCCTGA